The Desulfonatronum lacustre DSM 10312 region CCCCGGCCTGCTCAGCCACCTGCACGCTGGACCTGGACAGTTCGCTGATCTCCGTGGCAGCGGAGCCGCTGCGTTCGGCCAGCTTGCGCACTTCGGCGGCCACTACCGCGAAGCCCTTGCCCGCGTCTCCGGCCCGGGCCGCTTCGATGGCCGCGTTCAGGGCCAGCAAATTGGTCTGTCGGGCGATTTCCTCAATGATGGAAATTTTCTCCGCGATTTGCTTCATGGCCGTCACGGTCTGAGACACGGCCTGCCCGCCTTCCTGGGCGTCCTTGGCCGCCTGCAAGGCGATCTTCTCGGTCTGCGCCGCGTTGTCCGCGTTCTGCTTGATGTTCGCGGTCATCTCTTCCATGCTGGAAGAGACTTCTTCCACCGAGGCCGCTTGTTCCGTGGCGCCCTGGGACATTTGTTCCGCTGAAGCGGAAAGTTGCTCGCTGCCCGAAGCCACGTTCTCCGAGGCCGACTTGACCCCGCCCACGATTTCCCGGAGCTTGGTCTGCATATCCTGCATGGCCTTGCCCAGCACGCCGATTTCGTCCTTCTGGTCCACGTCCAGGCGGGCATCCAGGTCGCCCTCGGACAGGTCCTCGGAGAAGCGCACGCCCTGGCTGACCGGGCCGGTGACGGCCCTGGTCAGGATGATACCCAGAGCCATGGCCAGGATCACGCCGATGACGACCCCGGCGATGGCCACGGTCTGGGCCATCGCGGCGTCGGCTTCGGCTTCGGCAACGGCTGTATCCGTATAACGCTGGTTCAACTCAAGATTTTGGTCGAGCAATCTGATTGCTTCGACCTGGCGCTCGCGGACTTCAACCATGGCGGTTTGGGTCATATTGTTGAACATGGCCTCAGCTTCCTGGGCCACGGCCAGCAGTTCTTCGAACCGGGCAAAGGTTTCGTTGGCCATCGGGATGGTTTCACGTGCCAAAATTTGGTTTGCCGCTGCGGTGTCGCCGGTGTTCACCAGTCGCTTGATGTTGGCGATGGAAGTGTGAAACGGGTTGTGCGAGGCAGGCATCCGGCGAAGGATTTCCTGCAAGCGCGGGTTCTCAGTGCGGAAGGTGGAGAGCCAGCGTCCGAAGTTGCAGCCTGTGGGATCCTCGCCGCCCTCAAAAGTCTG contains the following coding sequences:
- a CDS encoding methyl-accepting chemotaxis protein, giving the protein MKNIRLGVKLIGGFAVVALIVFIVGAFGWWEARNLTGHIEEVGAVRLPSIQALQNIEKEYESLRVAQRTLLIPGLSQEDTQRQFDNLTRQRAAIAKLREEFEAMPATADGAALWRQTITALDAWRAVNDQFIEMGRELQRTGINDPAVLRANLQQFRGDHHALVGQVYALITRDQTFEGGEDPTGCNFGRWLSTFRTENPRLQEILRRMPASHNPFHTSIANIKRLVNTGDTAAANQILARETIPMANETFARFEELLAVAQEAEAMFNNMTQTAMVEVRERQVEAIRLLDQNLELNQRYTDTAVAEAEADAAMAQTVAIAGVVIGVILAMALGIILTRAVTGPVSQGVRFSEDLSEGDLDARLDVDQKDEIGVLGKAMQDMQTKLREIVGGVKSASENVASGSEQLSASAEQMSQGATEQAASVEEVSSSMEEMTANIKQNADNAAQTEKIALQAAKDAQEGGQAVSQTVTAMKQIAEKISIIEEIARQTNLLALNAAIEAARAGDAGKGFAVVAAEVRKLAERSGSAATEISELSRSSVQVAEQAGEMLVKIVPDIQRTAELIQEINAASREQSIGVEQINKAIQQLDQVIQQNASAAEEMASTAEELSSQAEELQATMAFFKMNSESGSMRRVPHPRKPAGNLLGGGARAAAPIPAGKQAPKGQGFALDMGKDDDEFEKF